From Myxococcus stipitatus, one genomic window encodes:
- a CDS encoding zf-TFIIB domain-containing protein, with protein MSVRPCPSCHVPMQPLFADRVPLDRCFACKAMWFDAGELGVVAGSQGTLEMTREQPAARCPGCQGMLWFARLGACELLACIDCGGNYVADAQFARATREGAARKELPRLEFVCVGCKDRYALTQCQRVAPGLACGRCAERFPPPSVTPPRAREASGSRSAPPPKSTTRSTNDDDPWDWWHFVEDLFDSL; from the coding sequence ATGTCGGTTCGCCCCTGCCCCTCCTGCCACGTCCCCATGCAGCCGCTCTTCGCGGACCGCGTTCCGCTCGACCGGTGTTTCGCCTGCAAGGCGATGTGGTTCGACGCCGGGGAGCTGGGCGTCGTCGCGGGCTCCCAGGGCACGCTGGAGATGACGCGGGAGCAGCCCGCCGCGAGGTGCCCTGGCTGCCAGGGGATGTTGTGGTTCGCGCGGCTCGGGGCCTGTGAGCTGCTGGCCTGCATCGACTGTGGCGGCAACTACGTGGCGGACGCCCAGTTCGCCCGCGCCACGCGAGAGGGCGCCGCGCGCAAGGAGCTCCCCCGGCTGGAGTTCGTCTGCGTGGGCTGCAAGGACCGCTACGCGCTCACCCAGTGTCAGCGCGTCGCTCCCGGCCTCGCGTGTGGCCGCTGCGCCGAGCGGTTTCCTCCCCCGTCCGTCACGCCTCCGCGCGCACGGGAGGCGTCGGGCTCGCGGTCGGCGCCTCCCCCGAAGTCGACGACGCGCTCGACGAACGACGACGACCCCTGGGACTGGTGGCACTTCGTCGAGGACCTCTTCGACTCGCTCTGA